TAGGCGATCGCCAGTAGAAATGCAGGTCAGGATAGTCTTGCAAAACACACAGTAGCGATGCGAATCGAACCAGCCACCCATCAGGTGCCACTGCTTCCTGGGCATTCTAGACAAAAAATAGATCCCCCTTGTAGGCTAAAGCTATCCTCCTTAACCTCCACCCATGTTCCAAGCCTTCCAAGCCTCCCCTAGCCCCGAACATCTGGGTTGGACCCTCGATCAACGCGATCCCGACTACATCCGATCGCTCATGCCACTGTGGGACTGGGCCTACCACCACTACTTCCGCGTCAACACCGCAGGCTGGGAAAACATCACCCTCGAGCAACCCGTCCTTTTTGTTGGTTCCCACAACGGCGGACTGGCCGCCCCCGACATGCACATGATGATGTACGACTGGTTCCGGCGCTTTGGCATCGATCGCCCCGTCTATGGCTTAATGCACCCTCGGCTACACCACGGCCTACCCACGATCGCCGAAATGGCCGTCAAAACCGGAGCCGTCATGGCCCACCCCAAAATGGCGATCGCCGCCCTGCGATCGGGAGCCAGCGTTTTAGTCTATCCCGGTGGCATTCATGATGTCTTTCGTCCCTACTATCAACGCAATCAAATTCGCCTCGAAGGAAACACCGCCTTCATCAAACTCGCCCTCCGAGAAAAAACTCCGATCGTCCCAGCCATTTCCTGGGGTGCCCACGATAGCTTAATCGTCCTAGGCGACTTGTATCCCCTCGTCAACCAATTGCACCAAATGGGAATGCCCTGGCTCTTGGGCCTCGATCCCGAAGTCTGCCCCCTCTACCTCGGCTTACCTTGGGGCATCGCCCTCGGCCCCCTCCCCAATATCCCCTTTCCCACCAAAATCTATACGCGCGTCTTACCCGCCATCAGCTTCTCCTGGTATGGGCGCGATGCCGCCAACGATCGGGCCTACGTTTACGAATGCTATGAAACCGTTCGGCGGGCCATGCAAACCGCCCTAGACCAACTGATTCAAGAAATACAACCCCCCAGCCCCAGCCAACCCGAACAGGTCATCCAGCAAATGTTCAATCACCTGTCAAATCACCTGTTCAAGCATTCATCAACCTAGCGACCACTGAATCTAGTGATATCTCTAGTGATATCTAGTGATAAGGTGCAGTAGGCTATCCCGAATCTCAGAACCCGAATCAACGCTCTTTGTAACGCTCTTTGTGTGGCAACTATTCCATGCCCCTGAACTATCTTCCGATTGATGTGATGGAACGCCGTTCAGTGTTTTGCGAGCTTTGGGATTCGCCTTGGTGTGAAGAACATGCGGCAATTGTTCGCCATGCACTCCTCCACGATCCTGATCCGAAGATTGGCCAATGGTGTCCTCAAATTTTGGTCGCTTGGGCCGATCGCAGTGCAGAAACACGGAATGCCCTGTTGATGTATCTTCGGCAGCCCTTCTTTGAAACTGCTGTGATTAATGAGGTGTTGCCTGCGGTTGCAGAACTGGGATTTGCGGATGACGAAATGGTGAATGCGATCGCGTCTCACATAGGTAGCCTGGAATATTGCGTTCCCCTCAATGTCATTGATGCGCTCGATCGGCTAGGACATTCAACACCAAACGCGATAGATGCCCTCGAATGGGCTAGCGATATCTCTAGTGGTTATTATGCCGATGATCTGATTCGCCAGACTGCCGCAGAAACGTTAATTAAACTGAAAGAACTTCCATTGTGAAAATTATCTTAGTTCTTGTCTGGTTGGATTGTGCTGATTTGTTTAGAACATTCGCTAAAAATAGAGAGGGCTGATCTGTATCCCCTGTCCGATCTGATTCATCGCAGGGTTCCAATGTTACAAACGGGACAGAGATGATAATACTTCTGATATTCCATGAGAGATCCCTTGGCATTGCAGTGAGGGCAGTGAACCTGATCGAAAACTAAGTCATACAGGATTCTTATTTTCTCCCCCTCTAAAATGGCCTCTTCTTGCACTGGAACCCGAATTCCACTATCCACCCAAGCCTCTTGAGAAACCTGTTTTTTAATTCGGCCTTTTTTAGAGGTCACCTCTACCCATTGCTTGCCTCGGACAATGATCCAGTAGGGATGATGACTCTGGTTTAACGTCTCCCCAGGGGCAGGACAAATGAAGAACCAACGATCGCATTCTCTGCAAAGGGCGATCGTGCGATTCCACCCTTGCCCCACCCAACCGATCGTGACACTGTGTGGGCAATGGTCACAAAATAATTCAGTTATCTCAGACATACTATGATTTTACAAATCAATCGTGGTGTTCAGACCATACCTCATAGATCACCCAGCCGATCGCGCCTACAATCAAGAGTCCTCCGAGCCAAAGGACTAATCGAATCGCCACAATCATCCCAACAATAATCAACACAAACGTGAGAGCCGTCTTCTGAGCTTTGCTGAGCGATCGTGCGGGTAAGTGTTGCCTAGGGAGAATGGTCTCTAGGGGGGATTCTGCTACAGCAAGGGTCGGCATTGTGGGGGATGGCGTAGGTTCCTGCTGGACTGCTTCCTGTTGCGCAAGTTCCTGTTGCGCGAGTTCCTGTTGCGCGAGTTCCTGTTGCGCGAGTTCCTGTTGTGCGAGTTCCTGTTGTGCGGTTTCCTGTTGCGCGGGTTCTGCCGCTGGCTTTTCCGTGACC
This DNA window, taken from Alkalinema sp. FACHB-956, encodes the following:
- a CDS encoding lysophospholipid acyltransferase family protein, whose translation is MFQAFQASPSPEHLGWTLDQRDPDYIRSLMPLWDWAYHHYFRVNTAGWENITLEQPVLFVGSHNGGLAAPDMHMMMYDWFRRFGIDRPVYGLMHPRLHHGLPTIAEMAVKTGAVMAHPKMAIAALRSGASVLVYPGGIHDVFRPYYQRNQIRLEGNTAFIKLALREKTPIVPAISWGAHDSLIVLGDLYPLVNQLHQMGMPWLLGLDPEVCPLYLGLPWGIALGPLPNIPFPTKIYTRVLPAISFSWYGRDAANDRAYVYECYETVRRAMQTALDQLIQEIQPPSPSQPEQVIQQMFNHLSNHLFKHSST